One window of the Bacteroidales bacterium genome contains the following:
- the ruvX gene encoding Holliday junction resolvase RuvX: MSRVLAIDYGTKRVGIAVSDPLQIIATSLATVHAKDVLTFLKDYTKKENVECFVVGEPKRFSNEPSEAENYIKVFLKILAREFPEIPVKRVDERFTSKIAAKTILDSGVNKKSRQNKLLTDKISATLILQTYLELKTK, translated from the coding sequence ATGTCAAGAGTATTAGCAATAGATTATGGAACAAAAAGAGTTGGAATAGCAGTATCCGACCCTTTGCAAATTATTGCTACTTCTCTCGCCACAGTTCATGCGAAAGATGTTTTAACTTTTTTAAAAGATTATACGAAAAAAGAAAATGTTGAATGTTTTGTTGTCGGCGAACCCAAACGTTTCAGCAATGAACCGTCGGAAGCAGAAAATTATATTAAAGTATTTCTAAAAATATTGGCAAGGGAATTTCCGGAAATACCTGTTAAAAGGGTTGATGAAAGATTTACATCGAAAATTGCAGCAAAAACAATTCTTGACAGCGGCGTTAATAAAAAATCAAGGCAGAATAAATTACTTACTGATAAAATAAGTGCCACATTAATATTACAAACTTACCTGGAATTAAAAACAAAATGA
- the def gene encoding peptide deformylase, producing the protein MIYPILSFGNNILRAEAKSIEKDYKDLQKLIEDLFETMYAGNGVGLAAPQIGFSLRLFVIDGNPYSKDEPKLKDFKKVFINAKIVEEKGTKWLFNEGCLSFPKLREDVSRLPEIKINYYDENFNFHEEYYDGITARIIQHEYDHIIGKLFVDHLSPLKRRLLKRKLSDISKGNVEVDYKMKFSAK; encoded by the coding sequence ATGATTTATCCTATTTTATCTTTCGGAAATAATATTTTAAGAGCAGAAGCAAAGAGTATCGAAAAAGATTACAAGGATTTGCAAAAGCTTATTGAGGATTTATTTGAAACAATGTATGCGGGAAATGGTGTGGGGCTTGCTGCTCCACAGATTGGTTTTTCTCTGCGGCTTTTTGTTATTGACGGAAATCCATACAGCAAAGATGAACCAAAGCTTAAGGATTTTAAAAAAGTTTTTATTAATGCAAAAATCGTTGAAGAAAAAGGTACAAAATGGCTTTTCAATGAAGGATGTCTCAGTTTTCCCAAACTTCGTGAAGATGTATCTCGCTTGCCAGAAATAAAAATTAATTATTACGATGAGAATTTTAATTTTCATGAAGAATATTATGACGGAATTACAGCAAGAATTATTCAACATGAATATGACCATATCATAGGAAAATTATTCGTTGACCATTTAAGTCCCCTGAAAAGACGACTTCTGAAAAGAAAACTTAGTGATATAAGTAAGGGAAATGTTGAGGTTGATTATAAAATGAAATTTTCAGCAAAGTAA
- a CDS encoding dihydrofolate reductase: protein MTVISIIVAVAENNVIGKDNKLIWHLPADLVNFKKITMGHHIIMGRKTFESIGKPLPGRTSVIITKQKDYKVDGCITANSLEEALGIASNDTEVFIVGGAEIYRQSIDIADKIYFTKVYENFGGDVFFPEIDMNKWEISSKTDFLPDEKNKIQYSFIIFVKK, encoded by the coding sequence ATGACTGTGATTTCAATAATTGTTGCTGTTGCCGAAAATAATGTAATCGGAAAAGATAACAAACTGATATGGCATTTGCCCGCCGACCTTGTTAATTTTAAAAAAATTACAATGGGGCATCATATTATTATGGGAAGAAAAACTTTTGAATCTATTGGAAAACCATTGCCAGGCAGAACTTCAGTAATAATTACAAAACAAAAAGATTATAAAGTGGACGGCTGTATTACTGCAAATTCATTAGAAGAAGCTCTTGGAATTGCAAGTAATGATACTGAAGTTTTTATTGTAGGAGGAGCAGAAATATATCGCCAATCAATTGATATAGCTGATAAAATATATTTTACGAAAGTTTATGAAAATTTTGGAGGCGATGTCTTTTTTCCCGAAATTGACATGAACAAGTGGGAAATTTCTTCAAAAACTGATTTTTTACCCGATGAAAAGAATAAAATTCAATATTCTTTTATTATATTTGTAAAAAAATAA
- a CDS encoding LptF/LptG family permease: MKKLNILVLKSYVSPFIATFFIAIFVLLMQFLWKYVDDMVGKGLEWITLAKLLVYASATFVPLALPLAILLSSIMTFGNLAENNELVAIKAAGISLQKTMRPLVILTIAMCFVAFYFSNYILPVANLKFGSLLFDIREQKPAFNIREGIFYNEIEGYVIKVAKKESDGQTVRNIMIYDHTGNMGGYCLTSADSGKMYMTKDKKFLLLKLFSGYNYNEKQNPSNDKSYTYPFQRIKFSEQNIRFDLSSFSMTRTDEGLFKDNYQMLNIKQLRREIDSLSKQKDSAQKKYTFDLFQKFYYLSKKYNDKNKDTIAKNIDYKNDNIISIFRKEDRNKILEASVNFMRGTKESVFYYKEDQQTRKKILARNKIEWHRKFTLSFACLILFFIGAPLGAIIRKGGFGMPVVVSIVFFVIFHVLSKTGEEMVKEGAISVFSGMWMASMILFPVGILLTMKATTDSSIFNREAYSMFLRKIFGMRKFNK; the protein is encoded by the coding sequence GTGAAAAAGCTTAATATTCTTGTTTTAAAATCTTATGTAAGCCCTTTTATTGCAACATTTTTTATTGCAATATTCGTATTGCTGATGCAATTTTTATGGAAATACGTTGACGACATGGTAGGGAAGGGGCTTGAATGGATTACTCTCGCAAAACTGCTCGTTTATGCTTCGGCAACTTTCGTTCCGCTGGCATTACCGCTTGCAATTTTGCTTTCATCAATAATGACATTCGGTAATCTTGCCGAAAACAATGAGCTTGTTGCTATAAAAGCCGCCGGGATTTCATTACAGAAAACAATGAGACCGCTTGTTATTCTCACAATAGCAATGTGCTTTGTTGCTTTTTATTTTTCCAATTATATTTTACCTGTGGCAAATCTGAAATTCGGTTCATTGCTGTTCGATATCAGGGAACAAAAGCCGGCATTCAATATAAGAGAAGGAATTTTTTATAACGAAATTGAAGGTTATGTGATAAAAGTAGCAAAAAAAGAATCCGATGGTCAAACTGTTCGCAACATAATGATATACGACCATACAGGAAACATGGGCGGCTATTGCCTTACATCTGCCGATAGCGGGAAAATGTATATGACAAAAGATAAAAAGTTTCTTTTGTTAAAATTGTTCAGCGGTTATAATTATAATGAGAAACAAAATCCCTCAAATGATAAATCTTATACGTATCCTTTTCAGAGAATAAAATTTTCTGAGCAAAACATACGTTTCGATTTGTCTTCTTTTTCAATGACAAGAACTGACGAAGGTTTGTTTAAAGATAATTACCAAATGCTTAATATAAAGCAATTGCGACGAGAGATTGATTCATTGTCAAAACAGAAAGATTCTGCACAAAAAAAATATACTTTTGACCTTTTTCAGAAATTTTATTATTTAAGTAAAAAGTATAATGATAAAAATAAAGATACCATTGCCAAAAATATAGATTATAAAAATGATAATATAATTTCAATTTTCAGAAAGGAAGATAGAAACAAGATATTAGAAGCATCCGTAAATTTTATGAGAGGCACAAAAGAATCGGTTTTTTATTACAAAGAAGACCAGCAAACCAGAAAAAAAATTCTTGCACGCAATAAAATCGAATGGCACAGAAAATTTACTTTGTCGTTTGCCTGTTTGATTTTGTTTTTCATAGGAGCTCCCCTTGGAGCAATAATCAGGAAGGGTGGCTTCGGAATGCCTGTTGTTGTTTCAATTGTTTTTTTCGTTATATTTCATGTTTTATCAAAAACAGGAGAAGAAATGGTTAAGGAAGGTGCTATTTCGGTATTTTCAGGAATGTGGATGGCATCAATGATTTTATTTCCTGTTGGTATTTTGCTAACTATGAAAGCTACAACGGACTCTTCAATATTTAATAGGGAAGCATATTCAATGTTTTTAAGAAAAATTTTTGGAATGAGAAAATTTAACAAATAA
- a CDS encoding tetratricopeptide repeat protein, with product METKKIISVIAIAAIIIAGCGPSKQKKINEIKILEDKIKTSDIKNDKQLVNDYIVACKDYCRRFPDDSLSPKYLFGLAVVSMTIGNSQDAIGFLDEVCKKYPNSARVADALLQKAILYDTQLNNTKTAGILYHEFITKYPNDKNVQVAKDALSVLGKSPEEVLNSFKKDSTNVK from the coding sequence ATGGAAACAAAAAAAATAATATCAGTAATTGCAATAGCAGCAATAATAATTGCCGGCTGCGGACCCTCAAAACAGAAAAAAATAAATGAAATAAAAATCCTTGAGGATAAAATTAAAACAAGCGATATTAAAAATGACAAGCAATTGGTTAATGATTACATTGTTGCCTGTAAAGATTATTGCAGGCGCTTTCCCGATGATTCATTGTCGCCGAAATATTTGTTCGGGTTAGCTGTGGTTTCGATGACAATCGGAAATTCACAGGATGCAATAGGATTTTTAGATGAAGTTTGCAAAAAATATCCTAATAGTGCAAGAGTTGCTGACGCATTATTGCAAAAAGCGATATTATATGATACGCAATTGAATAATACGAAAACTGCCGGAATACTATACCATGAATTTATCACAAAATATCCCAATGACAAAAATGTACAGGTAGCAAAAGATGCTTTATCGGTACTTGGCAAAAGTCCTGAAGAAGTATTAAATAGTTTTAAAAAAGATAGTACTAATGTGAAATAG
- a CDS encoding ABC transporter ATP-binding protein, which produces MIKVQNIHKHYENLEVLKGINLEIKKGEVVSIVGASGAGKTTLLNIIGTLDKCDSGIVEIDNIQVNKLNDKKLSEFRNKNIGFVFQFHHLLPEFTALENIMIPAFIRNTNKKEAEEKARKLLEFLNIGNKTENKPSQLSGGEQQRVAVARALMNNPRIVLADEPSGNLDSTNAKELHSLFFKLREQYEQTFLIATHNSDFADMADRKLTMKDGMIL; this is translated from the coding sequence ATGATTAAAGTTCAAAATATTCATAAGCATTATGAAAATCTTGAAGTCCTTAAAGGAATAAATCTTGAAATAAAAAAAGGAGAAGTGGTTTCTATTGTAGGAGCTTCGGGTGCAGGAAAAACAACTTTGTTAAATATTATCGGAACGCTTGATAAATGCGATTCGGGAATTGTTGAAATTGACAACATTCAGGTTAATAAACTAAATGATAAAAAACTATCGGAGTTCAGAAATAAAAATATAGGTTTTGTTTTTCAGTTTCATCATCTTCTACCTGAATTTACAGCACTTGAAAATATTATGATTCCGGCTTTTATACGCAATACAAACAAAAAAGAAGCAGAAGAAAAAGCCAGAAAACTGCTTGAGTTCCTGAACATCGGTAATAAAACAGAAAACAAACCATCGCAACTTTCGGGCGGCGAACAGCAGAGAGTTGCTGTTGCCAGAGCTTTGATGAATAATCCACGTATAGTATTGGCAGATGAGCCTTCCGGCAATCTCGATTCGACAAATGCAAAAGAATTACATTCATTATTTTTCAAACTCAGAGAACAATACGAGCAAACTTTTTTAATAGCCACCCACAATAGTGACTTTGCCGATATGGCTGACAGAAAGCTCACAATGAAAGATGGAATGATTCTGTGA
- a CDS encoding glycosyltransferase family 4 protein produces the protein MKILQICNKIPYPFNEGSSIAINLITDGLIKRNNKVKLLAINTPKHFIELANIPEDYRKKTNIESVFVDTDVKFIYAFLNLFSNKSYNIIRFYDETFEKKLIEVLKSEIYDVVQIESIFIAPYLETIRKYSNAKVVMREHNIEFLIWQRLSQSCKNPLKKFYLDILFKRLKKYEMTMLDRYDGIAAISGIDVETIKKLGCRIPVTNIPIGINIENYDIQNKGEEFPSLFHIGSMNWMPNQEAVKWFVNNVWQSVLKRYPQLKFYLAGKKAPMWLKNINVPNVTFVGEVESAKDFMLSKSIMVVPLLSGSGMRVKIIEGMALGKTIISTTIGAEGIDCTNGENILIADTPEEFLLAIGKCIEDKDYCKKIGNNARQLIVEKYNNDMIIEKLVGFYQELNKKHLQEPDNNSAF, from the coding sequence ATGAAAATTCTCCAGATTTGCAATAAAATTCCATATCCTTTTAATGAAGGGAGCAGCATAGCCATAAATCTTATCACCGATGGCTTGATTAAAAGAAACAATAAGGTTAAGCTATTGGCTATAAATACTCCCAAACATTTTATTGAGCTGGCAAATATTCCCGAAGATTACAGAAAAAAAACCAATATAGAATCGGTATTTGTTGATACTGATGTGAAATTTATCTATGCTTTTTTGAATTTATTCTCAAATAAATCATACAATATAATAAGATTTTACGATGAAACTTTTGAAAAAAAACTCATAGAAGTACTTAAATCGGAAATTTATGATGTTGTTCAGATAGAGAGTATTTTTATTGCGCCGTATCTTGAAACGATTCGTAAATATTCAAATGCAAAAGTTGTAATGCGTGAACATAACATCGAATTTCTTATATGGCAAAGATTATCACAAAGCTGTAAAAATCCGCTAAAGAAATTTTATCTTGATATTTTGTTTAAAAGATTAAAAAAATACGAAATGACAATGCTTGATAGATATGACGGCATTGCAGCAATATCAGGGATAGATGTGGAAACAATTAAAAAACTTGGATGCAGAATACCGGTTACCAATATTCCTATTGGCATAAATATTGAGAATTATGATATTCAAAATAAGGGGGAGGAGTTTCCTTCATTATTTCATATCGGGAGCATGAATTGGATGCCAAATCAGGAAGCGGTTAAATGGTTTGTAAATAATGTATGGCAATCGGTATTAAAAAGGTATCCGCAATTAAAATTTTATCTTGCTGGAAAGAAAGCTCCGATGTGGCTGAAAAATATAAATGTTCCGAATGTTACTTTTGTTGGTGAAGTTGAAAGTGCAAAGGATTTTATGCTATCTAAAAGTATAATGGTTGTTCCATTGCTTTCGGGAAGCGGAATGCGTGTGAAAATTATTGAAGGAATGGCACTCGGTAAAACAATTATTTCAACAACTATAGGAGCTGAAGGTATTGATTGTACCAATGGTGAAAATATTCTCATTGCCGATACACCCGAAGAATTTCTTTTAGCAATCGGTAAATGTATCGAAGACAAGGATTACTGCAAAAAAATCGGAAATAATGCGAGGCAACTGATTGTTGAAAAGTACAATAACGATATGATTATTGAAAAATTAGTAGGGTTTTACCAAGAGTTAAATAAAAAACATCTTCAAGAACCCGACAATAATTCTGCATTTTAG